The Latilactobacillus sakei subsp. sakei DSM 20017 = JCM 1157 genome includes a window with the following:
- the leuS gene encoding leucine--tRNA ligase: MTYDHRAVEQKWQAYWQSHKSFKTTEDKDKKNFYALDMFPYPSGQGLHVGHPEGYTATDILARMKRMQGFNVLHPMGWDAFGLPAEQYALDTGNNPADFTQKNINTFKRQINSLGFSYDWDREVNTTDPDFYKWTQWIFEKMYEKGLAYEAEVAVNWSPDLGTVVANEEVIDGKTERGGYPVYRKPMRQWMLKITAYADRLIDDLDLVDWPESVKDMQRNWIGRSKGAEVSFAVENHDANIDVFTTRADTMFGVSYIVMAPEHKLVADITTPEQKAAVDAYLKEIEHKSDLERTDLAKDKTGAFTGAYAINPVNGERLPIWISDYVLASYGTGAVMAVPAHDPRDWEFAKKFGLPLKPVVSGGNPEEAVHTEPGVMINSDFLDGLDKQAAIDKMIPWLVEHKVGHEQISYKLRDWLFSRQRYWGEPIPIIHWEDGTTSVVPEDQLPLELPLTSDIKPSGTGESPLANLTDWLNVTDENGRKGRRETNTMPQWAGSSWYYLRYIDPKNPDKLADFDKLKDWLPVDMYIGGAEHAVLHLLYVRFWHKFLYDIGVVPTKEPFQHLYNQGMILGDNHEKMSKSKGNVVNPDDVVDRFGADTLRLYEMFMGPLDASISWSEKGLAGARKFLDRVWRLYTEEDTDENDQLSSKIVADNNDQLKKVYNETVKKVTEDFESMHFNVAISQLMVFINDAYKADTFPREYAEGFVKLLAPIAPHMMEELWAMLGHDDSISYVDWPTFDPAAFIANEVEVIFQVNGKLKAKVTVAKDTPKEELEAMAKANEKVAEFIADKTVRKVIAIPNKLVNIVAN; the protein is encoded by the coding sequence ATGACTTACGATCATCGCGCAGTTGAACAAAAGTGGCAAGCCTACTGGCAATCACATAAATCTTTTAAAACAACAGAAGATAAAGATAAGAAAAATTTCTACGCATTAGATATGTTCCCATACCCATCAGGACAAGGGTTGCACGTTGGCCATCCTGAAGGCTATACGGCAACTGATATCTTGGCCCGGATGAAACGGATGCAAGGCTTCAACGTGTTGCACCCAATGGGTTGGGATGCATTCGGCTTACCTGCTGAACAATATGCGTTAGATACGGGGAATAACCCTGCTGATTTCACGCAAAAAAATATCAACACTTTCAAACGTCAAATCAATTCATTAGGCTTCTCATACGATTGGGATCGCGAAGTGAATACAACGGATCCTGATTTCTACAAATGGACCCAATGGATTTTTGAAAAAATGTACGAAAAAGGCTTGGCTTATGAAGCCGAAGTTGCTGTTAACTGGAGCCCAGATTTAGGGACAGTTGTGGCCAACGAAGAAGTGATCGACGGTAAAACTGAACGTGGTGGTTATCCTGTTTACCGGAAACCAATGCGTCAATGGATGTTGAAGATTACGGCTTATGCTGATCGTTTAATTGACGACTTAGACCTTGTTGATTGGCCTGAAAGTGTCAAGGATATGCAACGTAACTGGATTGGCCGCTCAAAAGGCGCTGAAGTTTCATTTGCTGTTGAAAACCATGACGCTAATATTGACGTCTTCACAACACGTGCCGACACAATGTTTGGTGTGAGTTACATCGTGATGGCCCCAGAACACAAATTAGTGGCTGACATCACAACGCCTGAACAAAAAGCTGCCGTTGATGCATACTTAAAAGAAATCGAACACAAGAGTGATCTTGAACGGACTGATTTGGCTAAGGACAAAACAGGTGCCTTTACGGGTGCTTATGCCATCAATCCAGTGAACGGCGAACGTTTACCAATCTGGATTTCAGATTACGTTTTAGCTTCATACGGGACTGGTGCTGTCATGGCCGTTCCTGCACATGACCCTCGCGATTGGGAATTTGCCAAGAAATTCGGTTTACCATTGAAACCAGTTGTTTCAGGCGGTAACCCTGAAGAAGCTGTTCACACAGAACCTGGTGTAATGATTAATTCAGATTTTTTAGATGGCTTAGACAAACAAGCTGCTATCGACAAGATGATTCCATGGTTGGTTGAACACAAAGTGGGTCATGAACAAATCAGTTATAAATTACGTGACTGGTTATTCTCACGTCAACGCTACTGGGGTGAACCAATTCCAATTATTCATTGGGAAGATGGCACAACATCTGTCGTTCCAGAAGATCAATTGCCACTTGAGTTACCATTAACAAGTGATATCAAACCTTCTGGTACTGGTGAAAGTCCACTTGCGAACTTAACAGACTGGTTAAACGTGACGGACGAAAATGGTCGTAAAGGCCGTCGTGAAACGAATACAATGCCACAATGGGCTGGTAGTTCATGGTATTACCTCCGTTATATCGATCCTAAGAACCCTGATAAATTGGCTGATTTTGACAAGTTGAAGGACTGGTTACCAGTTGACATGTACATCGGTGGTGCAGAACATGCTGTTCTTCATTTACTATATGTTCGTTTCTGGCACAAATTCTTGTATGATATCGGTGTCGTCCCAACGAAGGAACCATTCCAACATCTATACAATCAAGGGATGATTTTAGGCGATAACCACGAAAAAATGTCTAAATCAAAAGGGAACGTTGTTAACCCTGATGATGTTGTTGATCGTTTTGGTGCTGATACATTACGTCTATACGAAATGTTTATGGGCCCATTAGATGCTTCAATTTCATGGAGTGAAAAGGGCTTAGCTGGCGCTCGTAAATTCTTGGACCGTGTATGGCGTTTATACACAGAAGAAGATACGGACGAAAACGACCAACTTTCAAGTAAGATTGTCGCTGACAACAACGATCAATTGAAGAAGGTTTACAACGAAACCGTTAAGAAAGTCACAGAAGACTTCGAAAGCATGCACTTTAACGTGGCCATTTCACAATTGATGGTCTTCATCAACGATGCTTATAAAGCAGATACATTCCCACGTGAATATGCTGAAGGCTTCGTGAAATTATTAGCCCCAATCGCACCACATATGATGGAAGAATTATGGGCAATGCTTGGTCATGATGATTCAATCAGCTATGTTGATTGGCCAACATTTGACCCAGCAGCATTTATTGCTAATGAAGTGGAAGTCATCTTCCAAGTTAACGGTAAGTTAAAGGCCAAAGTAACAGTGGCTAAAGACACACCGAAGGAAGAATTAGAAGCGATGGCAAAGGCCAACGAAAAAGTAGCCGAATTTATCGCAGATAAGACAGTCCGTAAAGTGATTGCCATTCCAAACAAATTGGTAAATATTGTAGCGAATTAG
- a CDS encoding NAD(P)H-hydrate dehydratase encodes MQIITDELARQVIVARPAISHKDDFGRILIIGGSQQYGGAAIMSASAAVYAGAGLVSVASDLSVLASLHTRLPEAMFIDYRQPFVQWAPTVQAADVIVIGPGLGLSAFALLRLKQVLQAVQPEQTLLIDGSALTLIAREKLALPDAQLILTPHQMEWARLSGLSIEQQTVVNNQAVLADYPKATLVLKKHHTEIYHQTQVSQLMIGGPAMATGGSGDTLTGIIAAFCGQFGTNYQTISAAVYTHSAISDQLAQKQYVTLPTQMIQALPQFMAQMAH; translated from the coding sequence ATGCAAATTATCACAGACGAGTTGGCCCGCCAAGTGATTGTGGCTCGGCCCGCTATCAGTCACAAAGACGATTTTGGTCGTATTTTAATCATCGGCGGTAGTCAGCAATATGGCGGTGCGGCTATTATGAGCGCCTCTGCTGCCGTTTATGCCGGGGCGGGGTTGGTTTCCGTGGCTAGCGATTTAAGCGTCCTCGCTAGCCTTCACACCCGTTTACCCGAAGCCATGTTTATTGATTACCGGCAACCCTTCGTACAATGGGCACCTACCGTTCAAGCCGCCGATGTCATCGTAATTGGTCCAGGACTTGGCTTAAGTGCCTTTGCGTTGCTTCGTTTGAAACAAGTCTTGCAAGCTGTTCAGCCTGAACAAACCCTCTTAATCGATGGTTCTGCGCTTACCTTAATCGCCCGCGAAAAACTTGCCCTACCAGATGCGCAACTGATTTTAACGCCCCACCAAATGGAATGGGCGCGTCTAAGCGGCCTATCGATTGAACAACAAACTGTCGTCAATAATCAAGCGGTACTGGCTGATTATCCAAAGGCCACACTCGTGCTAAAAAAACACCACACCGAAATTTATCACCAAACACAAGTCAGTCAGCTCATGATTGGCGGACCCGCAATGGCGACCGGTGGTAGTGGCGATACTTTAACCGGGATTATCGCTGCTTTTTGTGGCCAATTCGGAACCAACTATCAAACTATTAGTGCAGCTGTCTATACGCACAGCGCCATTTCAGATCAACTCGCTCAAAAGCAATACGTCACTTTGCCCACTCAAATGATTCAAGCTTTACCACAGTTCATGGCGCAGATGGCTCATTAA
- a CDS encoding LysM peptidoglycan-binding domain-containing protein: MLKETRKQRIATQKIILNRQKKELRNKKVRHMTTFAGASFLMGSAVAPSLTSGKVKAAVETVSANETNLNTATSSTSSVANSTTSTSSTDQATSSSQSQSSQTTSSSQSQSQPVVKPQVTENDANKAATAQPKPTQAQPVVGTQNTGANIATAQAIMAYSSTSASTFINSIASSARQLASENDLYASVMIAQASLESGFGNSALGKAPNYNLFGVKGSYNGSSVYMLTNEDDGHGNLYQINAAFRKYPSYYQSLQDYVHVLKNTSFGSTPYYQGAFKSHTTSYQNATQYLQGRYATATNYAASLNRLIQQYNLTQYDTPATSGNNGGTGTTPTNPTTPTKPTNGEKYTVKAGDSVYGIAKRYGISMSTLISWNNIKNNMIHPGDVLIVSANKPTTPTNPTTPTNPTNPKKPANGEKYTVKAGDSVYGIAKRYGISMNTLISWNNIKNNMIHPGDVLIVSAKQTTNPTTPTNPTKPTNPTNPTTPANNQTYTVKSGDSVWAISNRYGVSMANLVKWNNIRNNFIYPGQKLIVGQKSTGQTTPPTNNNNNSSSNNNNGSTTTTAKTYKVKAGDSVWRISQQSGISMAELVRLNNIKNNFIYPGQVLKVSAGKTTTNNNNQTTPNKTKSYTVKSGDSLWSIAQKNGTTISKLKTANGLRSDLILVGQVLKLK, encoded by the coding sequence ATGTTGAAAGAGACTAGAAAACAAAGAATCGCGACACAAAAAATAATTTTAAACCGTCAAAAAAAGGAACTACGGAATAAGAAAGTGCGGCATATGACGACTTTTGCAGGAGCTAGTTTCTTGATGGGGTCTGCGGTTGCACCTAGTCTCACGAGCGGTAAAGTTAAGGCAGCTGTTGAAACAGTGAGTGCCAACGAAACCAACCTCAATACAGCGACATCAAGCACAAGTAGTGTTGCTAATAGTACGACCTCAACAAGTAGTACTGACCAAGCAACAAGCAGCAGTCAAAGTCAATCAAGCCAAACAACAAGTAGTAGCCAAAGCCAATCACAACCAGTTGTGAAGCCCCAAGTGACTGAAAATGATGCGAATAAGGCAGCTACAGCTCAACCCAAACCAACACAAGCACAACCAGTTGTTGGCACACAAAATACGGGTGCTAATATCGCAACAGCCCAAGCCATTATGGCTTATTCATCAACCAGTGCATCAACTTTCATCAATTCAATTGCTAGCTCAGCACGTCAATTAGCAAGTGAAAATGATTTGTATGCTTCAGTAATGATTGCCCAAGCTTCTCTTGAATCAGGTTTTGGGAATAGCGCTTTAGGCAAAGCCCCTAACTACAACTTATTCGGTGTTAAAGGGAGTTACAACGGTAGCTCTGTCTACATGTTAACAAACGAAGATGATGGTCATGGTAATCTTTATCAAATCAACGCTGCTTTCCGTAAATATCCTTCATATTACCAATCACTACAAGATTACGTGCATGTTTTGAAGAATACTTCTTTTGGGTCAACACCTTATTATCAAGGGGCCTTCAAGAGCCACACAACAAGCTATCAAAATGCGACGCAATATCTTCAAGGTCGCTATGCCACAGCTACGAACTATGCAGCTAGTTTAAATCGCCTTATCCAACAATATAACTTAACGCAATATGATACACCTGCTACAAGTGGTAATAATGGTGGTACGGGCACAACACCAACGAACCCAACAACACCAACTAAACCAACGAATGGTGAAAAGTATACGGTTAAAGCTGGCGATTCAGTTTACGGCATCGCTAAACGTTATGGGATTTCAATGAGTACTTTAATTAGCTGGAATAACATTAAAAATAATATGATTCACCCTGGTGATGTCTTAATCGTTTCGGCTAACAAACCAACAACACCAACGAATCCGACGACACCAACCAACCCAACGAATCCAAAAAAACCAGCAAATGGTGAAAAATACACAGTTAAAGCCGGCGATTCAGTTTACGGCATTGCTAAGCGTTACGGTATTTCAATGAATACGTTAATTAGCTGGAATAACATTAAAAATAACATGATCCACCCGGGCGATGTTTTGATTGTTTCTGCTAAACAAACAACAAACCCAACAACACCAACGAATCCAACTAAACCGACAAATCCAACGAACCCAACAACACCGGCGAATAACCAAACTTACACGGTTAAGTCTGGCGATTCAGTTTGGGCAATCTCAAACCGCTATGGTGTTTCAATGGCGAACTTAGTGAAGTGGAATAATATCCGTAATAACTTCATCTATCCTGGTCAAAAATTAATTGTTGGTCAAAAATCAACGGGACAAACAACACCGCCAACAAATAACAACAACAATAGCAGTAGTAATAATAACAATGGCTCAACAACGACAACCGCTAAAACCTACAAGGTCAAAGCTGGTGATTCAGTATGGCGGATTTCACAACAATCAGGAATCTCAATGGCTGAATTGGTTCGTTTAAATAACATTAAAAATAATTTTATTTATCCAGGTCAAGTGTTAAAAGTCAGTGCTGGTAAAACAACAACTAACAATAACAACCAAACAACGCCTAATAAAACAAAGTCTTATACCGTTAAATCAGGTGATAGCCTATGGTCAATCGCTCAAAAAAATGGCACGACAATCAGTAAATTAAAGACTGCTAATGGATTACGTTCAGATTTAATCTTAGTTGGCCAAGTCTTGAAATTGAAGTAA
- a CDS encoding MFS transporter, translating into MSKKQRANLTLLALAISAFAIGSTEFISVGLMPLMIKDFGITMSQAGLTVSMYALGITIGAPILAILTSRWPRKNLLLGIMIVFIIGNLTVAFAPVFSVVLIGRIISALSHGIFMSIASVIAADVVEPERRASAIAVMFTGLTVATVTGVPLGTFIGQISTWHMSFIFIAGIGVLGLIANWFLVPNDLPLGQPSQFSGIIRVFKNKAIVIALLITALGYGGTFTVYTFVTPILQTKMGWSPSAVVIILVVYGLMVAVGNTLGGKWSNHKPLLALLRMFVGLLVTLMLFMLTLNSHWFGLINVLLMGFFAFMNVPGLQLYIVQLAEKFTPNDIPLASALNISAFNIGITIGSLVGGQASAAWGLGSTPIFGSIMVFISILLTWYLIKQTTKTK; encoded by the coding sequence ATGAGTAAAAAGCAACGTGCGAACTTAACTTTGTTAGCATTGGCGATTAGTGCCTTTGCGATTGGTTCAACAGAATTCATCAGTGTTGGCTTAATGCCGTTGATGATTAAAGATTTTGGGATTACAATGAGCCAAGCCGGCTTAACCGTTTCAATGTACGCCTTGGGGATTACGATTGGTGCGCCCATTTTGGCTATCTTAACCAGTCGTTGGCCACGGAAGAATTTATTGTTGGGGATTATGATCGTCTTTATCATTGGTAACTTAACGGTGGCCTTTGCCCCAGTATTCTCAGTTGTTTTAATCGGTCGGATTATTTCAGCGTTATCACATGGGATCTTTATGTCAATCGCATCAGTGATTGCGGCGGATGTTGTTGAACCAGAACGCCGAGCAAGTGCGATTGCCGTGATGTTCACTGGTTTAACAGTCGCAACTGTTACCGGGGTACCGCTGGGGACTTTTATCGGTCAAATTTCAACCTGGCACATGTCATTTATTTTCATCGCTGGCATTGGTGTCTTGGGCTTAATCGCTAACTGGTTCTTGGTTCCAAACGACTTACCATTGGGTCAACCAAGCCAATTTAGTGGGATTATTCGGGTCTTCAAAAATAAAGCAATCGTGATTGCCTTATTAATTACAGCCCTTGGTTATGGTGGCACATTCACAGTTTATACTTTCGTAACACCAATCTTACAAACGAAGATGGGTTGGTCACCAAGTGCGGTGGTTATTATCTTAGTTGTTTATGGCTTAATGGTTGCCGTAGGGAACACGTTAGGCGGTAAGTGGTCTAACCACAAACCTTTGTTGGCATTATTGAGAATGTTTGTTGGGTTATTAGTAACCCTCATGTTATTCATGCTAACATTGAATTCACATTGGTTTGGTTTAATTAACGTCTTATTGATGGGCTTTTTCGCCTTCATGAACGTTCCTGGTTTGCAACTTTACATTGTCCAACTTGCTGAAAAGTTCACACCAAACGATATTCCATTGGCATCGGCTTTGAATATCTCAGCCTTTAACATTGGGATTACGATTGGCTCATTGGTCGGCGGTCAAGCTTCTGCCGCTTGGGGCTTGGGTAGTACACCAATTTTCGGGAGCATCATGGTGTTCATCAGTATCTTATTAACATGGTACTTGATTAAACAAACAACGAAAACGAAATAA
- a CDS encoding winged helix-turn-helix transcriptional regulator, whose translation MNEKTYNIGVEATMEIIGGKWKPVILCHLRNQPLRSSELLQNIPKISQKVLTQQLRELEADGIINRKIYQEIPPRVEYSLSEYGQSLNKILNLLCLWGEDNIDRRQSDGESINVLHRDQINPIY comes from the coding sequence ATGAATGAGAAAACTTATAACATTGGTGTTGAAGCCACGATGGAAATCATCGGTGGTAAATGGAAACCTGTCATTTTATGCCACTTACGGAATCAACCACTCCGCTCAAGTGAACTCTTACAAAATATCCCTAAGATCTCTCAAAAAGTTTTAACGCAACAATTGCGCGAACTCGAAGCCGACGGGATTATCAATCGGAAAATCTATCAAGAAATTCCGCCGCGGGTTGAATACAGCCTCTCTGAATACGGTCAATCACTCAATAAGATTTTGAACCTACTCTGCTTATGGGGTGAAGATAATATCGACCGCCGCCAATCAGATGGCGAATCGATCAATGTCTTGCATCGTGATCAAATTAATCCAATCTACTAA
- a CDS encoding pseudouridine synthase encodes MRIDRFLSHMNVSTRKTLKPLLKAGRVRVADKVIKEAKYQVTPETVVYVDDEPIRYQTNFYWLLNKPAGVISATTDPQKTVMDLFAPADYREDLFPVGRLDKDTTGLLLITNDGDLAHDLLSPKKHVAKTYRAKIAGVVTAADQAQFANGLKLSDFDAQPAQLTILSTDTKRQESLIEVEIHEGKFHQVKRMFHAVDKEVLTLERLQMGPLRLPADLKRGQYRALTTTEIDALQTTTQK; translated from the coding sequence ATGAGAATTGATCGTTTTTTAAGTCATATGAATGTCAGCACGCGTAAAACACTCAAGCCATTATTAAAGGCAGGGCGGGTTCGTGTTGCCGATAAAGTTATCAAAGAAGCAAAATATCAAGTGACCCCAGAAACGGTGGTTTACGTTGATGATGAACCGATTCGCTATCAAACTAATTTTTATTGGTTATTAAATAAACCGGCGGGGGTTATTTCGGCCACGACCGATCCGCAAAAAACAGTCATGGATTTATTCGCACCAGCAGATTATCGGGAAGACTTATTCCCCGTGGGCCGCTTGGACAAGGATACGACGGGGCTGTTGTTGATCACCAATGATGGCGATTTAGCCCACGATTTATTGAGTCCCAAAAAACACGTTGCTAAAACGTACCGCGCTAAAATTGCCGGGGTGGTAACGGCGGCTGACCAAGCACAATTTGCTAACGGTCTAAAGTTGAGTGATTTTGATGCTCAACCAGCACAATTGACGATTTTAAGTACTGATACAAAACGCCAAGAAAGTTTAATTGAAGTTGAGATTCATGAAGGCAAATTCCACCAGGTTAAGCGCATGTTTCATGCGGTTGACAAAGAAGTACTGACACTAGAGCGACTTCAGATGGGACCGTTAAGATTGCCGGCTGACCTGAAACGCGGGCAATACCGTGCGTTAACAACAACCGAAATTGATGCTTTACAAACAACAACACAAAAATAG
- a CDS encoding putative polysaccharide biosynthesis protein, with protein MTNSPKTGTTDKSSQNQMLRGFAWMTAGSIFSRILGAVYVIPWPIWFGSNFLQANTLFARGYQIYSVFLVISTAGIPGALSKQIARYNEMNEYGVGQRLFKKSLILMLGMGVLSALALYALAPVLAAGDPRMVPVFRSLSWPLLVIPLLSIMRGYFQGYSEMAPSAISQFIEQVARVLYMTVSAFMIMQVMKGSYVDAVTQATFAAFIGAAAGLLLLIFHYIKQRGRISQLIAGSNNQLEVSTTDLLKGIIRQSIPFIVIDASVNLVYIIDQYTFNPMMHDFVIANNHQLDNLYALFAANANKLISITVSLAAAMAVTAVPLMSAAHVRGNQKELRQQIGSTIQLFNLVMIPAAFGMAAVAGPLYTLFYSHDALGISVLQFSSYISILLGLFTVLGAILQGLYQNRLALFYLLIGFIVKIVAQYPAIYFFRVYGPLVSTGLAFATSSILMLAALHRYYHFDAWQTIRRLIGIVGFSVIMYLMTSLTVKGLLLVFNPQSRLQSVLVLAISVAVGGLVYAVLALKSRLADYVLGSNLDRFRRKLKLK; from the coding sequence ATGACCAATTCACCTAAAACGGGGACTACGGATAAATCTTCACAGAATCAGATGTTACGCGGTTTCGCATGGATGACAGCCGGCAGTATTTTTTCGCGAATCTTAGGCGCTGTCTACGTTATTCCATGGCCAATTTGGTTTGGCTCAAATTTCTTACAAGCCAATACACTGTTCGCCCGGGGTTATCAGATTTATAGTGTTTTCTTAGTGATTTCAACGGCTGGGATTCCAGGCGCATTATCTAAACAAATCGCGCGTTATAATGAAATGAATGAATACGGCGTGGGGCAACGCCTTTTTAAAAAGTCACTGATCTTAATGTTAGGGATGGGTGTCTTATCGGCGCTGGCGCTATATGCACTAGCTCCTGTCTTGGCAGCCGGTGATCCACGGATGGTGCCGGTTTTCCGTTCGTTAAGTTGGCCGTTGCTAGTGATTCCGCTCTTGAGTATCATGCGGGGTTACTTCCAAGGGTATTCCGAAATGGCACCGTCTGCGATTTCACAGTTCATCGAACAAGTCGCACGAGTGCTTTACATGACGGTTTCCGCCTTCATGATCATGCAAGTGATGAAGGGCAGTTATGTCGATGCTGTTACGCAGGCGACATTTGCGGCCTTCATTGGGGCAGCTGCAGGACTGTTATTATTAATTTTCCATTACATCAAACAACGCGGGCGCATTTCTCAATTAATCGCCGGCAGTAATAATCAGCTAGAAGTATCGACGACTGATTTATTGAAGGGCATTATTCGCCAATCAATTCCATTTATCGTTATCGATGCGAGTGTTAACTTGGTTTATATCATCGATCAATACACCTTTAATCCGATGATGCACGATTTCGTGATTGCTAATAATCACCAACTCGATAACTTGTACGCCTTATTTGCCGCCAATGCGAATAAGCTGATTTCAATCACCGTTTCGTTAGCGGCCGCAATGGCTGTTACGGCGGTACCATTGATGTCTGCGGCTCACGTTCGTGGCAATCAAAAAGAATTGCGGCAACAAATTGGTAGTACCATTCAACTCTTTAATTTAGTCATGATTCCAGCGGCTTTCGGGATGGCAGCCGTGGCTGGGCCGCTTTATACTTTGTTCTACTCACATGATGCCTTAGGGATTAGCGTCTTACAATTTTCATCGTATATTTCAATTCTCTTAGGCCTCTTCACGGTCTTAGGGGCGATTCTACAAGGGTTGTACCAAAACCGGTTGGCCTTGTTCTATCTATTGATTGGTTTCATCGTTAAAATTGTGGCCCAATACCCAGCCATTTATTTCTTCCGGGTATACGGTCCGCTTGTGTCAACTGGCTTAGCCTTTGCGACGAGTTCAATCTTGATGTTAGCCGCATTACACCGCTATTATCATTTTGATGCCTGGCAAACGATTCGCCGTTTAATCGGGATCGTCGGCTTTTCGGTGATTATGTATCTGATGACATCACTAACGGTCAAAGGATTATTGTTAGTGTTTAATCCACAAAGTCGGCTTCAAAGTGTGCTCGTCCTTGCGATTAGTGTCGCAGTTGGTGGGTTAGTCTATGCTGTTTTAGCGTTGAAATCACGCTTAGCCGATTATGTCTTAGGCAGTAACTTAGACCGCTTTAGAAGAAAGTTGAAATTAAAATGA